The following coding sequences lie in one Ctenopharyngodon idella isolate HZGC_01 chromosome 11, HZGC01, whole genome shotgun sequence genomic window:
- the chrna4b gene encoding neuronal acetylcholine receptor subunit alpha-4b → MRAAWSVFLLLSVCLQLAFVFSTSPARAHAEERLLRSLFSNYNKLSRPVANISDVVLVHFGLSIAQLIDVDEKNQMMTTNVWVKQEWNDYKLRWNPEEYENVTSIRIPSEIIWRPDIVLYNNADGDFAVTHLTKAQVFYNGRIKWKPPAIYKSSCSIDVTFFPFDQQNCKMKFGSWTYDRAKIDLISMASDVDQMDYWESGEWVIINAVGTYNIKKYECCTEIYPDITYSFIIRRLPLFYTINLIIPCLLISCLTVLVFYLPSECAEKITLCISVLLSLTVFLLLITEIIPSTSLVIPLIGEYLLFTMIFVTLSIIITVFVLNVHHRSSRTHSMPHWVRQFFLHLVPRYLFMKRPPASGKRNCGKLIEMMHKPMEAQSMFLRNNILDISPQSPLHHLDITSVQQDSSPKPMFFCSSPSSQYSILHEETSQTPVIGYTCAYTNSIFASSTSSFPDSILGTLLHTIPQDGAECTDCDIQGHNAESVFMEAKESILGAGSCQHCLTSEGTSLQKLDHDEAGRCTRHNKPNAQIFSSVSDGTADLNAVEPVSNLSQSLLKALEGVQYIADHLRAEDSDFSVREDWKYVAMVIDRIFLWMFVLVCILGTVGLFLPPWLAGMI, encoded by the exons ATGAGAGCAGCATGGAGTGTCTTCTtgcttctgtctgtctgtttgcagCTGGCGTTTG TGTTTTCCACCAGTCCGGCTCGTGCCCATGCGGAAGAAAGACTCCTCCGGTCTTTGTTCAGCAACTACAACAAGCTCTCTCGTCCTGTAGCAAACATCTCAGATGTGGTTCTGGTCCACTTTGGCCTGTCCATTGCTCAGCTCATTGATGTG GATGAGAAGAATCAGATGATGACCACAAATGTCTGGGTGAAGCAG GAGTGGAACGACTACAAGCTGCGCTGGAACCCAGAGGAGTATGAGAATGTCACCTCCATCAGGATCCCCTCCGAGATCATCTGGAGACCGGATATTGTGCTCTATAACAA TGCGGACGGAGACTTTGCAGTGACACACTTGACTAAAGCCCAGGTGTTTTACAACGGGAGGATAAAATGGAAACCTCCTGCCATTTATAAAAGCTCCTGCAGCATCGATGTCACCTTTTTTCCCTTCGACCAGCAAAACTGCAAAATGAAATTTGGCTCTTGGACGTACGATCGGGCCAAGATTGATCTGATCAGCATGGCCAGTGATGTAGACCAGATGGACTACTGGGAAAGCGGGGAATGGGTCATAATAAACGCTGTTGGTACTTACAACATCAAGAAGTACGAGTGCTGTACAGAAATCTACCCAGACATCACCTACTCTTTCATCATCAGACGTCTTCCTCTGTTCTACACCATCAATCTAATCATCCCCTGCCTGCTTATATCCTGCCTGACGGTGCTGGTCTTCTACCTTCCCTCGGAGTGTGCGGAGAAAATCACACTGTGTATTTCCGTCCTGCTCTCTCTGACAGTTTTCCTCCTGCTAATCACAGAAATTATCCCCTCAACCTCACTGGTCATCCCACTTATTGGCGAGTACCTCCTCTTCACCATGATCTTCGTCACTCTATCCATCATCATCACAGTGTTTGTGCTCAACGTACACCACCGTTCGTCCCGCACGCACAGCATGCCACACTGGGTCCGCCAGTTTTTTCTTCACCTGGTGCCCCGTTACCTGTTCATGAAGCGTCCACCTGCCTCTGGTAAGAGGAACTGTGGGAAACTGATTGAGATGATGCACAAGCCAATGGAGGCACAGTCCATGTTTCTACGGAACAACATTCTGGATATCTCTCCGCAAAGTCCGCTCCACCATTTGGACATTACTTCAGTTCAGCAGGACTCTTCCCCCAAACCCATGTTTTTCTGCAGTTCTCCCAGCAGCCAGTATTCTATCCTGCACGAAGAAACTTCACAAACGCCGGTCATCGGTTACACGTGTGCATACACAAACAGCATTTTTGCCTCCAGCACATCTTCATTTCCAGATTCTATCCTTGGTACTCTGCTGCACACTATCCCGCAGGATGGAGCCGAATGTACAGACTGTGATATCCAAGGCCACAATGCTGAGAGTGTCTTCATGGAAGCCAAAGAGAGTATTCTGGGAGCAGGGAGTTGTCAACACTGTCTTACATCTGAGGGGACGAGTCTGCAGAAGCTTGATCACGATGAAGCAGGCAGGTGTACTAGACATAACAAGCCCAACGCACAGATCTTCAGTTCTGTCAGTGATGGCACTGCTGATCTGAATGCAGTGGAACCGGTGAGCAATCTGTCACAGTCTCTGCTCAAAGCCTTGGAAGGAGTTCAGTACATCGCTGACCATCTCAGAGCAGAAGATTCAGACTTTTCA GTGAGGGAAGACTGGAAATATGTTGCCATGGTGATTGATAGAATATTCCTCTGGATGTTTGTGCTGGTGTGCATTCTGGGGACGGTCGGACTGTTCCTCCCACCGTGGCTGGCTGGAATGATCTAG
- the LOC127522766 gene encoding dynein heavy chain domain-containing protein 1: protein MSKELQRHQSKINKICLDAKAEADMEQTFRALQRHWKGAEFHHTRFIITVQQQQSPQQSSQNVPKHHIRDGGTFTIIGLEMLLAKTKESVLTFSDMLRSQHVAEFQKDVEHWLLLLQEQGELLDIFERYQQKWIFLSRTFNEIRFRKSELQEKFHPVDKVFREIIEITVNDPHVSSFVQLSESTEASDSLQGQSLCAAFMNGLTTMEEISSHLLYVLESPRSQFPRLYYLSDGEVIKLLSLQLPAPSSLLPMVQKCFKGVKQLDVQVEDDVCSENYLSALSNEQMWVHGVHGEFGEHVPFVCPLESNLCPVAWLNLFEQKLYQAVKQTFLKCLAVHQNSMLEKLPGTPDLIGNSKGNSSEVTHESPSLLKLISQFPLQCLLVAEEVLWCSMVQKSSHCTTTGMWMRIKSQSAAKLHYLCQLIKEHAANSNEKPSQRTLTALRALVMMIMKHSGQTDGLVEVKGDLESSFEWHKLMKYYIIPNADATTSDLLPSQEDQTVCVDILSTQLPYGYEYIGPKNWTMVTTPSTEQAYMGIILALSSFKCAFISGPHMSGKQHAAVQLGYALGRQVVILKCCLSTGSSVVSQMLLGAFQTGAWLVLDSVELLGQGTLSELGQHLTEIHQHLSAVQRQAQKEGHELSSTDGKCSSGEFIKKYNSTVNEVECHIAGKNIWAKLTYGCITISDNGYSTEIPEILRAAMRPVAMMQPHYRIIAEAMLVSFGFSEAATISRRLDSLFSLAKDSHCLPDFVSGYQTSWLVLLKNVIVASGTHLHLSRHLEETDKGTFSSQNETGSANTNLETMPEKVKFVNQSNAIKNAKLEEQAAIKGVLSVMRYTVSDPKRASQFHILFEEIFPKVRYFPSLQQFIDQEEQSMLRNVVEDESQQQGFYPDTQMLQNVLILHQALKLSNVVVLVGPAGSGKTILYQALVSALKKLSRDLEVESACHPNGDLKDIYRHLSMSCWGSVSTEVIFPNTLSHKQFFGGYFGIGNSWSDGAFTKALRHSEQPLPIDPFKRKKTVQMQQVKWIVLDGDPFGRPAWMDSLITLCDLEHPHLYLSSGEKIEPSRLKILAEVTNLGDSTPSVVTHCSLVYVSGENMWRSVWKCQMDVLSREHNVDQVTLEMWSHLAKDLFPDTLVFLKNKALSSVLASDGREGRHSSRITDGLQEIMSFIKILHALLVHSGKAEDLKYTSRKTETTDNAQVLQPPCSDPMAPSSQWGLQARNLFIVAYIWGFGGHLHPRHWPHFDLFAREALYKSHCEVETPPEGTVFEHFFEFSEEMRDTTNFINRSRRKSPQVFFTSVPQYEIHAYLLDMLLDVQQPALLVGESGSGKTMLCKSLISQARPHIHLPASPGLHRSDLCKALKKVRYQDTQLNNMKPDLLLFIDDLHEAPFDAYGKTSMTLETLRQCISRGEVLTSDGSHFKLFQSRAINYLGTCSAPNADNSSRMSLRLSRLFTTLSLPSMTSEILFSIHFSKLQPWLKEIQPMQRVVDIANCIITSILEVYFSVRECFTAASHSPNFIFSLHDIHKVFQGMYLWRPRLGVQQALQSSLGFRSFSSPEKKVFFPSALGHVALDLNIARLWMHECLRTFGDRLSSEEACRKLISILAEVSEKNFGTRLSAESQTPSADTSSPTDQSSVSSTHNVNQQLDSTPSQLEENVSPLLGMAEVQPEREESYVVESNSSLYSPGIDEDGSSYMKDEVEDDGNVESEPVTSECKSESATESSSCSFQMMFSSHSHSGENRYEYINQKPAAHKEFLQLLQETTSFFQNVVFSPELCEALNNILQHHDFKRNCVYQERDVDMLMDQLVHTIKSREEKKKQKSDDTYYSPTWAVHHQNIHQLVHVIRAFLIPGGHGVLFGATKKTGRKTTVRLAAALTGYQLIEVHHGNETKLWEMMKEIWSGTAVDVGHLVLLVHEDTSQAVKDELLVMMANGTIPGLYSDEELKNVKLRMKTWMKRMKNTQCHLKDDQALEM from the exons ATGTCCAAAGAGCTACAGAGGCATCAAAGTAAAATCAACAAG ATCTGCCTAGATGCCAAAGCTGAGGCAGACATGGAACAGACATTCAGAGCACTTCAGAGACACTGGAAAGGGGCAGAATTCCATCATACCAGGTTCATTATTACTGTCCAGCAACAGCAGAGCCCACAACAATCCAGTCAAAATGTACCAAAGCATCACATTCGTGATGGTGGAACCTTCACCATTATTG GTTTAGAGATGCTTTTGGCTAAGACTAAGGAAAGTGTTCTGACCTTTTCTGATATGCTGCGTTCTCAACATGTTGCTGAGTTTCAGAAAGATGTTGAACACTGGCTGCTGCTTTTACAAGAGCAAG GTGAATTGCTTGATATATTTGAGCGATATCAGCAGAAATGGATCTTTTTAAGCAGAACATTCAATGAAATACGCTTCCGGAAGTCTGAGTTG CAAGAGAAGTTTCACCCAGTGGATAAGGTATTTCGTGAAATCATTGAGATCACAGTTAATGACCCACATGTGTCCAGTTTTGTTCAACTGAGTGAATCAACAGAGGCCAGTGACAGTTTACAAGGACAGAGTCTATGTGCTGCCTTTATGAATGGACTCACAACAATGGAGGAGATTTCCAGTCATTTACTCTATGTCTTAGAGTCACCACGAAGCCAGTTCCCTAGACTCTACTATCTCAGTGATGGAGAGGTGATAAAACTTCTCTCTTTACAGCTCCCAGCACCTTCCTCCCTTTTACCTATGGTGCAGAAATGCTTCAAGGGAGTGAAACAGCTTGATGTTCAAGTTGAAGATGATGTTTGCAGTGAAAATTATTTATCAGCTCTAAGTAATGAACAAATGTGGGTACATGGTGTACATGGAGAATTTGGTGAACATGTTCCCTTCGTCTGTCCTCTTGAGTCAAACCTCTGTCCTGTGGCTTGGCTTAATCTCTTTGAGCAAAAATTGTATCAAGCAGTGAAACAGACATTTCTGAAATGCTTAGCTGTCCATCAAAATTCAATGCTTGAAAAGCTTCCTGGCACCCCAGACCTGATTGGGAATAGCAAGGGGAACAGTTCAGAAGTAACTCATGAATCTCCTTCATTGTTGAAACTCATATCTCAGTTTCCTTTGCAATGTCTTTTGGTGGCAGAGGAAGTTTTGTGGTGCAGTATGGTCCAGAAGTCATCACATTGTACTACCACTGGCATGTGGATGAGAATCAAGTCCCAAAGTGCAGCAAAACTGCACTATTTGTGCCAGCTTATAAAAGAACACGCtgcaaattcaaatgaaaaaccATCCCAACGCACTTTGACAGCTTTGCGTGCCTTGGTTATGATGATCATGAAGCACTCTGGCCAAACCGATGGGCTTGTTGAAGTAAAAGGAGATTTGGAGTCCTCTTTTGAATGGCACAAgcttatgaaatattacattatcccaaatgctGATGCAACGACTTCTGATTTACTTCCATCTCAAGAGGATCAGACTGTCTGTGTTGACATTCTGAGCACACAATTGCCATATGGCTATGAATACATTGGACCTAAGAATTGGACGATGGTGACTACCCCTTCAACTGAGCAAGCTTACATGGGCATAATTCTTGCCTTATCAAGCTTCAAGTGTGCTTTCATCAGTGGACCCCACATGTCAGGCAAACAGCATGCCGCTGTGCAATTGGGTTATGCACTGGGACGACAAGTGGTCATCTTGAAGTGTTGTTTAAGTACTGGTTCCTCAGTTGTTTCCCAAATGCTTCTAGGTGCTTTTCAAACTGGAGCTTGGCTTGTGCTTGATTCCGTGGAGTTGTTGGGACAAGGGACATTGTCTGAGCTGGGACAACATTTGACCGAAATTCATCAACATTTATCAGCAGTTCAAAGACAAGCACAAAAGGAAGGACATGAGTTGTCCTCCACAGATGGAAAGTGTAGCAGTGGAGAATTCATCAAAAAGTACAACAGTACAGTGAATGAGGTGGAATGTCACATTGCTGGAAAAAATATTTGGGCCAAGCTAACTTATGGATGTATCACAATCTCAGATAATGGCTACTCAACTGAGATACCAGAAATTTTGAGAGCTGCAATGAGGCCTGTTGCAATGATGCAGCCACACTACAGAATCATTGCAGAAGCGATGTTGGTGTCATTCGGATTCTCTGAAGCAGCTACAATAAGTCGCCGCCTGGACTCTCTCTTTAGCCTTGCTAAGGATTCACATTGCCTCCCTGATTTTGTCAGTGGATATCAGACCTCTTGGCTTGTCCTtctcaaaaatgtgattgttGCCTCTGGAACACATTTACATCTATCTCGTCATTTGGAAGAAACTGATAAGGGTACATTTTCTAGTCAGAATGAAACAGGATCTGCAAATACAAACCTTGAAACAATGCCAGAGAAGGTCAAGTTTGTTAATCAGTCTAATGCAATTAAGAATGCGAAGTTAGAGGAGCAAGCAGCAATCAAAGGAGTTCTGTCAGTCATGCGGTATACTGTCTCGGATCCAAAGAGAGCATCACAGTTTCATATATTATTTGAGGAAATCTTTCCAAAAGTGAGGTACTTTCCAAGTCTACAACAGTTCATTGATCAAGAGGAACAAAGTATGCTTAGAAATGTAGTGGAAGACGAGTCACAACAACAAGGATTTTATCCAGACACGCAAATGCTTCAAAATGTGTTGATCTTGCATCAAGCTCTGAAGCTCTCCAATGTTGTAGTGCTCGTTGGACCAGCAGGTAGTGGCAAAACAATTTTGTATCAAGCCCTTGTGAGTGCACTTAAAAAACTTTCCAGGGATCTGGAGGTTGAATCAGCTTGTCATCCTAATGGAGATCTTAAAGACATCTATCGTCATTTGTCTATGTCATGTTGGGGCTCTGTTAGCACCGAGGTCATATTCCCCAATACCTTGTCCCACAAACAGTTTTTTGGTGGTTATTTTGGCATAGGCAACTCCTGGTCTGATGGAGCTTTCACTAAAGCATTAAGACACTCAGAGCAGCCATTGCCCATCGACCctttcaaaagaaagaaaactgtgCAAATGCAGCAAGTGAAATGGATTGTGCTGGATGGTGATCCATTTGGCAGACCTGCTTGGATGGACTCTTTGATTACTCTTTGCGATCTTGAACATCCTCATCTTTACCTTTCATCAGGAGAGAAAATTGAGCCATCAAGACTGAAAATACTAGCTGAGGTCACAAACCTTGGTGATTCAACCCCCTCTGTAGTGACACACTGTAGTCTGGTATATGTTTCTGGAGAGAACATGTGGAGATCTGTGTGGAAGTGTCAGATGGATGTGCTCTCTAGGGAGCATAATGTGGACCAAGTTACTCTGGAAATGTGGAGTCACCTTGCTAAAGACCTTTTCCCTGACACACTAGTGTTTCTCAAAAACAAAGCACTTTCTTCAGTGCTGGCCAGTGATGGACGTGAAGGCAGACATTCATCTAGGATTACAGATGGTTTGCAGGAAATAATGTCCTTTATTAAGATTCTTCATGCACTTTTGGTGCATTCTGGGAAagcagaagacttgaaatacacttcaagaaaaactgaaacaacAG ATAATGCACAAGTTCTCCAGCCACCGTGCAGTGATCCCATGGCTCCCTCTTCTCAATGGGGGTTACAAGCAAGAAACCTCTTTATTGTAGCTTACATTTGGGGATTTGGAGGACATTTGCACCCTAG ACACTGGCCACATTTTGATCTTTTTGCGCGGGAGGCCCTGTATAAGAGCCATTGTGAAGTTGAGACTCCACCAGAAGGCACAGTATTTGAGCATTTCTTTGAATTCAGTGAGGAAATGAGAGACACAACCAATTTCATCAACCGCAGTAGGCGTAAGAGTCCACAGGTCTTCTTCACATCTGTGCCTCAG TACGAAATACATGCATATCTACTGGACATGCTGCTGGATGTTCAACAGCCAGCACTTCTTGTGGGAGAGTCTGGCTCTggcaaaacaatgctgtgcaAGTCTTTAATATCACAAGCAAGACCACACATCCATTTACCTGCCAGTCCAGGCCTTCACCGTTCTGACTTGTGCAAGGCACTCAAGAAAGTTAGATACCAGGACACTCAACTAAACAACATGAAGCCAGACCTACTTCTGTTCATTGATGACCTTCATGAAGCACCATTTG aTGCTTATGGAAAAACATCAATGACTCTAGAGACATTGCGTCAATGTATTTCTAGAGGTGAAGTGTTGACATCGGATGGCTCTCACTTCAAGCTGTTTCAATCAAGAGCCATTAATTATCTAGGCACTTGCAGTGCTCCTAACGCAGACAACAGCAGTCGGATGTCTCTCCGGCTCTCTCGACTCTTCACCACGTTGTCTCTCCCAAGCATGACTTCTGAAATCCTTTTTTCTATTCATTTCTCGAAATTGCAACCATGGTTGAAAGAAATACAACCCATGCAGAGAGTTGTGGATATAGCAAACTGCATCATAACCTCAATTCTGGAGGTGTATTTTTCAGTGCGTGAATGTTTTACTGCTGCTTCACACAGTCCAAACTTCATCTTTTCTTTGCATGATATTCACAAAGTGTTTCAAGGGATGTACCTCTGGAGGCCAAGGCTTGGTGTCCAGCAGGCTCTTCAGAGTAGTCTGGGTTTTAGGAGTTTCTCTTCACCTgagaaaaaagtcttttttccATCTGCTCTTGGTCATGTAGCTCTTGATCTCAACATTGCCCGTCTGTGGATGCATGAGTGTTTGCGCACTTTTGGTGATCGCCTATCTTCAGAGGAGGCATGCCGAAAATTAATCTCAATTTTAGCTGAAGTTTCTGAGAAGAATTTTGGCACTAGATTGTCAGCTGAATCCCAGACACCTTCAGCAGATACATCAAGCCCTACAGATCAATCATCTGTATCAAGCACACATAATGTAAACCAGCAACTGGATTCAACCCCTTCCCAGTTGGAAGAGAATGTGTCTCCTTTGCTTGGAATGGCAGAAGTTCAGCCAGAAAGAGAAGAGAGCTATGTTGTAGAGAGCAACTCCAGCTTGTATAGTCCAGGAATTGATGAAGATGGATCCTCATACATGAAGGATGAAGTAGAAGATGATGGAAATGTTGAGAGTGAACCAGTAACATCAGAGTGTAAATCTGAATCTGCAACTGAATCCTCAAGTTGTTCATTTCAAATGATGTTTTCCTCTCATTCTCATTCTGGTGAAAACAGATATGAATACATAAACCAAAAACCAGCTGCACACAAAGAGTTTCTGCAGCTTCTACAGGAAACAACTTCTTTCTTCCAGAATGTTGTCTTTAGTCCAGAACTTTGTGAGGCGCTGAACAACATTCTTCAGCATCATGATTTTAAACGCAACTGTGTGTATCAGGAAAGAGATGTAGATATGTTGATGGACCAACTGGTTCATACCATTAAAagcagagaagaaaaaaaaaagcaaaagtcTGATGACACTTATTATAGTCCTACATGGGCTGTGCATCACCAGAATATACATCAGCTTGTGCATGTCATCCGAGCTTTTCTCATTCCTGGTGGACACGGGGTTCTGTTTGGAGCAACAAAGAAAACAGGCAGAAAGACCACTGTACGTCTAGCAGCTGCTCTGACGGGATACCAACTAATTGAGGTTCATCATGGAAATGAGACCAAGTTGTGGGAAATGATGAAAGAGATTTGGAGCGGAACTGCAGTGGATGTTGGACATTTGGTTCTACTGGTTCATGAGGACACCAGCCAGGCTGTTAAGGATGAACTGCTGGTAATGATGGCGAATGGAACCATCCCTGGACTGTATTCAGATGAGGAACTGAAGAATGTGAAGCTAAGGATGAAAACATGGATGAAAAGGATGAAAAATACACAGTGCCATTTGAAGGATGACCAAGCTCTTGAAATGTAG